From the Lactuca sativa cultivar Salinas chromosome 9, Lsat_Salinas_v11, whole genome shotgun sequence genome, the window ATTTTGTCACTCTTTCTTCCACAACGTTGCAAATGGGAGGCCATGACCTGACGACCTGCTAAGGtggactttgaccgttgactattTGACCATTTTGACTTTTGGTTTAATTTGGAGAGGTGTTTAGCTATAGTATGAGATTTAGCTTGTGATTGGTTTAGGAGGTCCGTCTAGTTGATTCTACGGGACTATGAGTAGGGGATTTTAGCTCTTcattcaggtgagtctcctcactatagtTGCTGACCAACTGGGTCTTACATGCCGTttgttgttatatatgttatgGAGTTGATAATAACTATAGGGCATGTTGTTAACCCATTGGGACTGCTATAGTCTTcatggttgctgataacccacatgACATGCTATTAGCCCGCTGAGAATATTGATAgtccccagggttgctgataacccataagaCATGTTATTAGCCCATTGGACATGATGTTTGTCCACCTAGCGTGCTGTTAGCCCATTGAGATTGTTGATAATCCTcatggttgctgataacccatagatGTTTActtatgttgtgttgtatgtgatattttgggaacTCATTAAGATTTATGCTTATGGTTGTTGATTAAATATTTTTCAGCTACTTATCGGAATTCGAAAGCGGgattgtacacacacatcaaCAGTTTTATGATTCAAGATTTCGCATTGAATTCTTTATATATCTGATTTCTGAATAATGGTTTATGAACAAATGGCCAAAgtgaatgtatttttttttttaaaaaataggtgtttattctatttttaaaatgaaaattttattgtgGAATCTGGGACGTTAAGCCATTCCTTTAATGAATTCATGAacatcaactttttttttttttactttcatcTATTTCCATTCTTTTCCTTAGTTAAGTTGAACTCGAGAATATGACAAAAAAAGGATAACCAAAGGGAAGAGGTGGAAGCCCAGCTTTAGCTAGAATGTTTGTCACTAACTACCAACAAAGTTTTCTGCTAGAATAAATTACCGATACGTTCTTACAAACATATTTTTTTCCCATTAGAAATTTGTCTTGTGGCCATTTCCATTGGATTACCGACGGATATGGTCGTAGAAGTGCGTTATTATTTAGTAATTTGGATCAAAATGCAAAGGCAAGAAGTTTCATAAGCAAGAGAGTTTCCTAACTCAAGTTTATATACTTAAACACTTTTTGGATACATTTCGTAACTCATGATTCATTAACcaacttattttttatatttgaaaacaTAACTCAAAAGCAAATTAAGTAAAATTTAAATTACTTTTACACAACACTTGTTTTTCTCATACTAAAAGAAAACCACGCAAAAAACTCTTCCAAATTTAAAAGAATATGTAAGCGCTCTAACATGGAGGCATGTCGGGAGGTGGAGGCAAGATTCTAGCATTTGAGCTCTTTCCATTCCTTACTATAAATACCATTCCCATTCCCCAGCTGACATGACGTTCTAGATGACAATGCATGAACCAGACTCCTGATATCAATACCAATAGTACGAAATTTATTAGTATTATactatattttaaataataaaaagaaaaataaatgaaaagaaaGCTTACCAGGATTATCTGCCTTAAATCTAATGGCAGTCCAACCATTCTGAGGAACTGCAATGGTTTGCATAAGAGGAGGATCTACCAAATTATAATTCAACGAGTCTCTTTTCCTGTTAAAGTTACCAAATCCCGATCCCACCACGTAAAAACTATGCCCATGCAAATGCATCGGATGATCAACTCCGGCAACCAAATTCGTCCCCTGAAACACCAGCTCCACCGTCTCATTATGCTTCAACATCTCCACATCCGTCCCAGTTTCCGGAAACTGCAACGACCTATTCAAACTACTAGCCGTGTAGTTAAATCTGAATGGCGGAACATCTGGAAAATCATTCCCGTATACACCGTTTATTCCTCTGTAGTAAGCTCCGAGAACCGACGTCGACGGCATATCAAAAGTTATGTTGTTAATGCTCGCTGCAAACCGCCGCCCACCTGGCCCTAAACATGTCTCATTGACGCTACATGGCACTGTGTTTATGGAGAGAGTGTAGAGGAGTGTCTTTTTTATATTTAATGGAACGTCGATTGGATGTTCAGGGGTGGCTAAACTTCGTAAACTTGAAGTGAAGTTAAATGATGCGTTACTGTCGTTGAAATCTGGAAGGGAAGGGAACACCGGCGCCTGGGACGATGGGGTGAAATTTCCGGTGTTGTATTCAAGAATGGCGGTGGTTGTGGTATTGTCAAATAGGCTGCTGGGTTGGCCGTTGAAGAGCTTGGCCGCCATGTAGTACCGGCCGCCGGCTGGTTGGTTAGCTGTTAGGAGGAGGTCTAGGGTTTGGCCGGGGGCTATGGTGATGTAATTGGATATGAGTGGTTTCATGTAGGCGCCGTCGCCTCCAACGACGGTGAGTGAGTGGTTGGCGATGGCGAAGAAGGCAATGTTGTTCATGGCGGCGTTGACCATTCTGAGCATATATGTCTTTCCTTCATCGACTTTTATTTTCGTTGTTTCTACACACACACAATTAATTCAAGAAATTTATCAATAATATATTGTttatatattaaaagtttaaaaaaaatccatCTATTAAGAATGATAATTAGGTTTTCTCGTTTTTATTGATAATTCCTTTTACTTCAAGAAAATAAAGAATGTCAATCTCTTTTTATTGTTTAAATGAAATATTAATACTATATTGATTTTACTATAGAATTGAAAAACGGAATTAATGTATCATTTAAATTTGATAGTTTTAGATAAATTAATTTTATAGTTTTGGTTGAAAACTTTACACTCGTGTTTAATTTTTTGTATGGGTGTTaatggataaatatagttgatcagatgGATTTTTACCTTTCATATATGTATTCTTTTATGTTTGGAACTTAGACTTAATTATAATTAatctttttttataaattatagcCCAAACAAAACAAAGTAGGTTCATCAATATTGTGTTAGTTTCTTCCGATCATCATCATGCAAACtaaaaaacaattatatatatatatggtattagAACAAACTTAATTTGACTATATATAACAATTAtttttaaatcataattaataatcaataatctaatttaaataaataaaatacctgaAGAAGAGCAATTGTAAAGATCACCAGGCTGACCGTTGATAGTAAGAGCATCAGAGCTGGCGGGATCTCCTCCGCCGGTGATGAAGTCTTCGAACACTGTTTGTATATCGTTCTGCCACCATTCCCCTGCACACATTTTCGGTTGTCACTTTTTATTAACAAACTCATTGTTAATTTctaaataattaatataaaaacaattatgttttaagtATAGCATCTTTCTAGATAGGGTCTACAAAGAATAATAAAATAAGAAGGTTGTTTAAGGAAGTGGGAATCAGCTAAAAACGTGTTTGCACGTATTAAAATAAACCAAAGTATAATCTTTGGACTTTATTTTACTTAAAAACAGTTATT encodes:
- the LOC111919497 gene encoding laccase-15, which translates into the protein MHACENIIERSQLVLGFIMITPLVKEMKMSFQALGFLLVLSFIHSQAAVLQYTFMIQETNYTRLCSSKNILTVNGQFPGPTITARRGDTVIVDVINGGDHNITIHWHGVKQPRYPWSDGPEFVTQCPIQPGANFSQRVLLSDEEGTLWWHAHSDWSRATIHGLFVILPRLGTTYPFTKPDAEVPVVLGEWWQNDIQTVFEDFITGGGDPASSDALTINGQPGDLYNCSSSETTKIKVDEGKTYMLRMVNAAMNNIAFFAIANHSLTVVGGDGAYMKPLISNYITIAPGQTLDLLLTANQPAGGRYYMAAKLFNGQPSSLFDNTTTTAILEYNTGNFTPSSQAPVFPSLPDFNDSNASFNFTSSLRSLATPEHPIDVPLNIKKTLLYTLSINTVPCSVNETCLGPGGRRFAASINNITFDMPSTSVLGAYYRGINGVYGNDFPDVPPFRFNYTASSLNRSLQFPETGTDVEMLKHNETVELVFQGTNLVAGVDHPMHLHGHSFYVVGSGFGNFNRKRDSLNYNLVDPPLMQTIAVPQNGWTAIRFKADNPGVWFMHCHLERHVSWGMGMVFIVRNGKSSNARILPPPPDMPPC